The proteins below come from a single Cupriavidus sp. P-10 genomic window:
- a CDS encoding DUF4286 family protein, whose product MSGILAIWNDCNASRAAAYESWYQEEHLPERLGIAGFLTGRRFEAICASRQFLTTYEVVHPEVLRSAAYRERLAHPTARTISMMQDGFTNMSRTVCERRDLRGASRGSVVLTVALNAADAYPRLRDAVGMLEVDAAHTHSEMWISAEPDTKEISAEEALRGGDVKINACLVLEYLRPEVANRVANTLRRQFPDAYVGTYRLLCSLNQEDL is encoded by the coding sequence ATGAGCGGGATCCTGGCTATCTGGAATGACTGCAATGCGTCGCGCGCAGCAGCCTACGAATCCTGGTATCAGGAGGAACACCTGCCGGAGCGGCTTGGCATCGCCGGCTTCCTGACGGGTCGCCGGTTCGAAGCCATCTGCGCTTCGCGGCAGTTCCTGACCACCTACGAGGTGGTCCATCCCGAGGTGCTGAGGTCGGCGGCATATCGCGAACGGCTCGCCCACCCCACCGCGCGCACCATCTCCATGATGCAGGACGGCTTCACCAACATGTCCCGCACGGTCTGCGAGCGGCGCGATCTCCGCGGGGCGAGTCGCGGCAGCGTGGTGCTGACCGTTGCGCTGAATGCAGCCGATGCCTACCCGCGGCTGCGCGACGCCGTTGGCATGCTGGAGGTCGACGCGGCGCACACGCATTCCGAGATGTGGATCTCGGCGGAGCCCGACACGAAGGAGATCTCCGCAGAAGAAGCACTGCGCGGCGGTGACGTGAAGATCAACGCCTGCCTGGTGTTGGAATACCTGCGGCCCGAAGTGGCAAATCGCGTGGCGAACACGCTGCGCCGGCAGTTCCCGGACGCCTACGTCGGCACCTATCGTCTGCTGTGCTCACTGAACCAGGAGGACTTGTAA
- a CDS encoding SDR family NAD(P)-dependent oxidoreductase has protein sequence MPEAKPRTALVTGAAVGIGLAIAERFERDGWTVYRFDRMPQDRERAVSGDVRSEADWQRLADRIGTEVGQLDVLVNNAGILREAPLEDTSLADWNEVIGVNLTGAFLGCRTMLTLLKRSDSPCILNVASIDALRGSLRHSAYAASKGGVDSLTRALALELANDGIRVNAICPGTVDTPMFRNIHGNTADRAQERLALHPLKRISTAEDQAAAAAFLCSAEAAFITGASLSVDGGRAIR, from the coding sequence ATGCCTGAAGCGAAACCAAGAACGGCGCTGGTTACCGGGGCGGCCGTTGGCATTGGCCTTGCCATTGCCGAACGCTTCGAACGGGACGGCTGGACCGTATACCGATTTGACCGCATGCCGCAGGATCGCGAGCGCGCCGTAAGCGGTGATGTCCGCTCCGAAGCGGACTGGCAAAGGCTGGCAGATCGTATCGGTACCGAAGTCGGGCAACTCGACGTGCTGGTGAACAATGCCGGCATCCTGCGCGAGGCGCCATTGGAGGACACCAGCCTGGCGGACTGGAACGAAGTCATCGGCGTCAACCTGACCGGCGCCTTCCTTGGCTGCCGGACCATGCTGACGCTGCTGAAGCGCAGCGACTCGCCGTGCATCCTCAATGTGGCCTCCATCGACGCGCTGCGCGGCAGCCTGCGTCACAGCGCTTACGCCGCCAGCAAGGGCGGCGTGGATTCCCTGACCCGCGCCCTGGCACTGGAACTGGCCAACGACGGCATTCGCGTCAACGCGATCTGCCCCGGCACCGTCGATACCCCGATGTTCCGCAACATTCATGGCAACACCGCGGATCGGGCCCAGGAGCGGCTGGCGTTGCATCCCCTGAAGCGAATCTCGACCGCGGAAGACCAGGCAGCGGCGGCGGCCTTCCTGTGCAGCGCGGAAGCCGCCTTCATCACCGGAGCGTCCCTGAGCGTCGACGGCGGCCGGGCCATTCGATAA
- a CDS encoding type II 3-dehydroquinate dehydratase, with translation MRILLIQGANMEYLGFRQPEIYGTTTAAELDDILRADAVGLGMQLDILYTNVEGEAISAIYRATREQVDGLVMNPAGFLYAGHALRDCLKAVPLPYIEVHMSNIDARGMHSVTASESAGMVTGLGVDSYRLALVAIQKVIHKRNKHA, from the coding sequence ATGCGAATTCTGCTGATCCAGGGTGCCAACATGGAGTATCTGGGTTTTCGCCAGCCGGAAATCTATGGCACCACCACCGCCGCCGAACTGGACGACATCCTGCGCGCGGACGCCGTGGGGCTCGGCATGCAACTCGACATCCTCTACACCAACGTCGAAGGTGAAGCCATCAGCGCCATTTATCGCGCCACACGCGAGCAAGTAGACGGTCTTGTCATGAATCCCGCGGGCTTTCTCTATGCGGGTCATGCCTTGCGCGATTGCCTGAAAGCGGTGCCGCTGCCCTACATCGAAGTGCATATGAGCAATATCGACGCCCGCGGCATGCATTCTGTTACCGCTTCCGAGAGCGCAGGCATGGTGACAGGGCTTGGTGTCGACTCCTACCGGCTTGCGCTGGTTGCCATCCAGAAGGTCATTCACAAGAGGAACAAACATGCCTGA